In one Roseburia intestinalis L1-82 genomic region, the following are encoded:
- a CDS encoding glycoside hydrolase family 3 protein translates to MDKKKIARKIAEESIVLLKNADHILPLKEKKEITFFGRTQIGTLYSGNGSGGANIAGCGTILEECEKRGIKPESLLKEFYEYKASAEQVTEEDEFDWTKVSEMVNSGIMYEIFGKYKAPLDEYDVPETLIFQAAEKTDTAIFVIGRNSGGEECDRHLPEDYYLTRSEESLLKDICTHFANVVIVLNVNGLIDLSWMKKYASIKSLLFIGIPGEEGASALAGILTGEINPSGKLAVTIAEHYEDYPSADHFSWDKEHLENILDYESYGLSSEENGSTGFTKSPVTVYWEDIYTGYRYFDTFGKQVLYPFGYGLSYTAFAISDALVKKQNGGILVTADVKNIGEMSGKEVIQIYLSKVYPAEGVERPYQELKGFEKTSDLAPGEKEQVKIWIPWRELAVYDEERAAWVIESGDYLLKMGNSSRDTFVKGLICVEKTILAEQCTNCLNITECNNGKIEFLTQKENDAEMASVLNITEQNKDVSGQNIIFVTPEDVHDVQENRKCGKETISKAETTVSEREKERNLAELSIKELAALCVGYGPGTPFAAVGDRSDPSTIFDDEGKPMTTNSHPTGYPGYVSPAIEEKGIKSVFYKDGPAGIGGVAWPTEMLIACSFDKKLWQMFGDAVGKECEEQQVNVWLAPAVNLHRNPLCGRNFEYFSEDPYLTGVCACEITKGVQNSRPVIVCPKHFAANEQETFRRGNAGKNVDAVDSILTERALREQYLKPFEMLVKDAGIACIMTSFNKINGSFSGGSHDLCTHILREEWGFEGAVVTDWGDMDMVVDGADAVAAGNDIVMPGGPPVIRQILKGYEEGRVTREELEQAVRHLLIMIKRIRLAD, encoded by the coding sequence ATGGATAAAAAAAAGATTGCCAGAAAAATAGCAGAAGAATCGATTGTTCTGCTTAAAAATGCGGATCATATACTCCCTTTAAAAGAGAAGAAAGAGATTACATTTTTCGGAAGGACACAGATAGGCACTTTGTATTCCGGAAATGGATCCGGTGGTGCTAATATAGCCGGGTGCGGCACAATTCTGGAAGAATGTGAAAAGAGAGGGATAAAACCTGAATCGCTGCTGAAAGAATTTTATGAGTATAAAGCAAGTGCAGAACAGGTAACGGAAGAGGATGAGTTTGACTGGACGAAGGTCAGCGAAATGGTAAACAGCGGAATCATGTACGAAATATTTGGGAAATACAAGGCTCCGCTTGATGAATATGATGTGCCGGAGACACTTATCTTTCAGGCGGCGGAAAAAACAGACACAGCAATCTTCGTGATCGGCAGAAACTCCGGTGGAGAAGAGTGTGACCGTCATCTGCCGGAGGATTATTACCTGACCAGATCAGAAGAAAGCCTGTTAAAGGATATTTGTACCCATTTTGCTAATGTAGTGATAGTCCTGAATGTAAACGGACTGATTGATCTGTCGTGGATGAAAAAATATGCGAGCATAAAAAGCCTTCTGTTTATTGGAATCCCGGGGGAAGAAGGGGCTTCTGCGCTGGCTGGTATTTTGACAGGGGAGATTAATCCTTCCGGGAAACTGGCGGTGACTATAGCGGAACACTATGAAGATTATCCGTCGGCAGATCATTTCTCGTGGGATAAGGAGCATCTGGAGAATATTCTGGACTATGAGAGTTACGGTCTTTCGTCAGAAGAAAACGGAAGTACAGGTTTTACGAAGAGTCCGGTAACCGTGTATTGGGAAGATATATATACGGGATATCGTTATTTCGATACATTCGGAAAACAAGTGCTTTACCCCTTTGGTTATGGACTATCTTACACTGCATTTGCGATCAGCGATGCATTGGTCAAGAAGCAAAACGGCGGTATTCTGGTGACAGCCGATGTGAAAAATATTGGGGAAATGTCGGGGAAAGAGGTAATCCAGATTTATCTGTCTAAGGTATATCCAGCAGAGGGCGTGGAGCGTCCTTATCAGGAATTGAAAGGATTCGAGAAAACGTCTGACCTCGCTCCGGGTGAAAAAGAGCAGGTTAAGATCTGGATCCCATGGAGAGAACTGGCGGTTTATGATGAGGAAAGAGCCGCTTGGGTCATCGAGTCAGGCGATTATCTCCTGAAGATGGGAAATTCTTCCAGAGATACGTTTGTAAAAGGATTGATTTGCGTAGAAAAAACAATCCTTGCAGAACAGTGTACAAACTGCCTTAATATTACAGAGTGCAACAATGGTAAGATTGAATTTCTGACACAAAAAGAAAACGATGCAGAGATGGCTTCTGTTTTGAATATAACTGAACAAAACAAAGATGTATCCGGCCAAAACATAATTTTTGTTACACCGGAGGACGTTCATGATGTTCAGGAAAATAGAAAGTGCGGCAAGGAGACTATATCGAAAGCAGAAACGACCGTTTCCGAAAGGGAAAAAGAACGGAATCTGGCAGAATTGTCGATTAAAGAACTGGCCGCTCTCTGTGTGGGCTATGGACCGGGCACACCCTTTGCAGCTGTCGGTGACCGCAGTGATCCATCTACAATTTTTGATGATGAAGGAAAACCTATGACAACAAACAGCCATCCGACAGGATACCCGGGATATGTTTCACCGGCAATTGAGGAAAAAGGAATCAAGTCCGTTTTCTATAAAGACGGCCCTGCCGGGATTGGCGGTGTTGCATGGCCAACAGAGATGCTCATTGCGTGCTCCTTTGACAAAAAACTGTGGCAGATGTTTGGAGATGCAGTAGGGAAAGAATGTGAAGAACAGCAGGTGAATGTCTGGCTTGCTCCTGCTGTGAATCTCCACAGGAATCCGCTGTGCGGAAGAAATTTTGAATATTTTTCTGAAGATCCGTACCTGACAGGGGTCTGCGCCTGCGAGATTACAAAAGGCGTACAGAATAGCCGTCCGGTTATTGTGTGCCCGAAGCACTTCGCGGCAAATGAGCAGGAGACATTCCGCCGCGGAAATGCAGGGAAAAATGTAGATGCAGTGGACTCAATCCTGACAGAAAGGGCACTTAGAGAACAGTATTTAAAGCCGTTCGAGATGTTAGTCAAAGATGCCGGGATCGCATGCATCATGACCTCCTTCAATAAGATCAACGGGTCATTTTCCGGCGGCAGCCATGACCTGTGCACACATATCCTGCGTGAGGAATGGGGATTTGAAGGGGCTGTTGTAACGGATTGGGGAGATATGGATATGGTTGTGGACGGCGCGGACGCTGTTGCGGCAGGAAACGATATCGTAATGCCCGGCGGTCCTCCGGTAATCCGCCAGATATTAAAAGGATACGAAGAAGGCAGAGTGACGAGAGAAGAATTGGAACAGGCAGTGCGTCATCTGCTGATTATGATAAAGAGAATCAGGCTGGCAGATTGA
- a CDS encoding glycoside hydrolase family 3 N-terminal domain-containing protein, protein MVQQKVKYTDTERTPAERARALLEEMTLDEKMAQLGCIFPFGDSYDDMEQQALEMPYGIGQVSTLEMRRIGTLEEAAGWQRKMQETVMRQSPHHIPAIFHMEGLCGAFIQEGTSFPSGIARGSGWDPELEEKIAKVVAKQEAACGITHILAPVLDISRDSRMGRQGETYGEDPALAAALGAAYTKGIQTTEAGGRRPESVAKHFLGFHNSQGGIHGTNSDTPSRLMEEIYGKPFQSAISESELKGVMPCYNSIDGEPASVSHRLLTELLREKMGFDGLCVSDYGGINNAHEVQRIGETIGETGLLAMEAGMDIEMPKATGYGEELKEMFRSGQADTELLDRTVLRVLEAKFRMGLFEHPFAMDGESCQKIFEEKEGAELSFRSARESMVLLKNNGILPLSGKIKKLALIGPHADCARKFFGGYTHLCMMESVYAVASSIAGVEGSPESGQISGAMLPNGEPVNYVPGTKIQSDEAELFDDILRLQKPDCRSLLEELKERMTDTEILYAYGYPVAGKDQGRFEEALQAVREADAVILTLGGKHGTCSMATMGEGVDAADINLPECQDAFIQAAAACGKPLIGVHFDGRPISSDTADQYLDAIIEAWNPAETGAQAVADVLLGAYNPGGKLPVSVAYHAGQIPIYYNHPNGSAWHQQESIGFVNYVDLPHTPRYCFGHGLSYTRFEYSEIHISAAEIGAEESVQISCVVKNAGNCAGDEVVQLYLRDRFASMTRPVKELAGFKRIHMEPEEKVRVTFTVQADQSAFLDRQMRWKVEKGDIDAEIGSSSEDIRLKGTYRITEDKWINGMERAFYAKAREVRL, encoded by the coding sequence ATGGTACAGCAGAAGGTAAAATATACAGACACCGAGAGAACTCCGGCTGAACGGGCACGGGCACTTCTCGAAGAAATGACTTTAGACGAGAAGATGGCGCAGCTTGGCTGCATTTTCCCATTTGGCGACAGCTATGATGATATGGAACAGCAGGCTTTGGAGATGCCTTACGGGATTGGACAGGTGAGTACTCTGGAAATGCGCAGGATAGGCACGCTGGAAGAGGCCGCCGGATGGCAGAGGAAGATGCAGGAGACTGTGATGAGACAAAGCCCTCATCATATCCCGGCAATCTTTCATATGGAGGGACTGTGCGGAGCATTTATTCAGGAAGGAACCAGTTTCCCATCCGGAATCGCCAGAGGCTCAGGATGGGATCCGGAGCTGGAAGAGAAGATAGCCAAAGTGGTGGCAAAACAGGAAGCAGCCTGCGGCATCACTCACATTCTGGCTCCGGTGCTGGATATTTCAAGGGATTCCCGCATGGGAAGACAGGGAGAGACCTACGGGGAAGACCCGGCTCTGGCGGCAGCTCTGGGAGCGGCATATACGAAAGGAATCCAGACAACAGAGGCAGGCGGAAGAAGACCGGAAAGTGTCGCCAAGCATTTTCTCGGATTTCACAATTCACAGGGCGGTATTCACGGAACGAACAGTGATACGCCGTCCCGGCTCATGGAAGAAATATACGGCAAGCCTTTCCAGTCTGCGATTTCTGAATCCGAGCTGAAAGGGGTCATGCCCTGTTATAATTCTATCGATGGCGAGCCGGCTTCCGTTTCACACAGGCTGCTCACGGAACTTCTCAGAGAAAAGATGGGGTTTGACGGTCTGTGTGTCAGCGACTACGGCGGCATTAACAATGCCCACGAGGTCCAGCGAATCGGGGAGACTATCGGAGAAACAGGGCTTCTTGCCATGGAAGCAGGGATGGACATAGAGATGCCGAAAGCGACCGGATATGGAGAAGAACTCAAAGAAATGTTCCGAAGCGGGCAGGCGGATACAGAACTGTTGGACCGGACCGTTCTGCGGGTGTTGGAAGCCAAGTTCCGCATGGGTCTGTTTGAGCATCCGTTCGCCATGGATGGTGAGTCCTGTCAAAAGATTTTTGAAGAGAAAGAGGGGGCGGAGTTATCTTTCCGGTCAGCAAGAGAGTCCATGGTACTCCTGAAAAACAACGGGATACTTCCTTTGTCAGGTAAGATAAAGAAGCTTGCCCTGATCGGGCCTCATGCAGACTGTGCCCGAAAGTTCTTCGGCGGATATACCCATCTGTGCATGATGGAGTCGGTCTACGCTGTCGCAAGCTCCATCGCAGGGGTAGAGGGCAGCCCGGAGTCCGGGCAGATCAGCGGAGCAATGCTGCCAAATGGTGAGCCGGTGAATTATGTCCCAGGTACAAAGATCCAGTCAGACGAAGCGGAGCTTTTTGATGATATCCTGCGCCTGCAGAAGCCGGACTGCAGAAGCCTGTTAGAAGAACTGAAGGAGCGGATGACAGACACGGAGATTCTGTATGCATACGGGTATCCGGTTGCCGGAAAGGATCAGGGCAGATTTGAAGAAGCGCTGCAGGCAGTCAGGGAAGCAGATGCTGTGATCCTGACTCTGGGAGGAAAGCACGGCACATGCTCTATGGCGACCATGGGCGAAGGTGTGGACGCTGCCGACATCAATCTGCCGGAATGTCAGGATGCATTTATTCAGGCTGCCGCTGCATGTGGTAAGCCTTTGATTGGGGTTCATTTTGATGGAAGACCAATCTCCAGTGACACAGCAGACCAATATCTGGATGCCATCATAGAAGCCTGGAACCCAGCGGAAACGGGAGCGCAGGCTGTGGCGGATGTCCTGCTGGGTGCATATAACCCGGGCGGTAAGCTGCCGGTATCCGTGGCATATCACGCCGGACAGATTCCAATTTATTATAATCACCCGAACGGTTCTGCATGGCACCAGCAGGAGAGTATCGGATTTGTCAACTATGTGGATCTTCCCCATACACCGCGATATTGCTTCGGGCATGGATTGTCTTATACACGGTTTGAGTATTCAGAAATTCATATATCGGCAGCAGAGATTGGAGCAGAAGAATCGGTACAGATTAGCTGTGTGGTAAAGAATGCAGGAAACTGTGCCGGGGATGAGGTAGTACAGCTTTATCTCAGGGACAGATTCGCAAGTATGACACGTCCGGTGAAAGAGCTTGCCGGATTTAAGCGGATCCATATGGAGCCGGAAGAAAAAGTGCGGGTCACATTTACAGTGCAGGCGGATCAGTCAGCATTTCTTGACAGGCAGATGCGCTGGAAGGTGGAAAAAGGGGATATAGATGCAGAAATTGGAAGTTCTTCTGAGGATATCCGGTTAAAAGGAACATACCGAATCACAGAAGATAAATGGATCAATGGAATGGAAAGGGCATTTTATGCGAAAGCACGGGAAGTAAGACTATAA